A genomic window from Triticum urartu cultivar G1812 chromosome 7, Tu2.1, whole genome shotgun sequence includes:
- the LOC125522158 gene encoding tRNA A64-2'-O-ribosylphosphate transferase-like isoform X1 has translation MAAAASEHAAEEGTMSIYKAARRIKRRESTLYNALRSVADDAAFVAEIAALWPTLPLVANLRCGLWYAQPRSLAATCYFKSTDGHAGNWAFSTARLNLHLALLAGERGGCIIVDSTRKGKRFPDSMAKTIPIWCCVLNRAIQRHRLRAINQGSGLNSEMSAVVSNGDAEEYSGSSNWDSSVHLPVWVLETERNAIEGRIEEWVDLFESCGADIHSLALGLQKPLRPLWISQNTRIWLNEVPDHQLWDFTPIILVSASASGTVATQRTASEFSWRYIPGAGDDEESWARGLTPTLFWKHSYDLLDGGPDLCNQLVADIVEKDRVYRAQRGEHSPQVIVKHIKCSSHGQESYTGDHTIITQPMNSNPSTLAPANTQYSNDGHVVFWIGTSNIAVASTMQVADGLADMDCILNCDSTSRLPSNSSEDSYLELPIVDSKDERFSLLKNLPKAVSFAKNNLIARRKMLLCCQSGEDISICVALAIITRLFNDTGCFDCGESFMRRDITKLEMRKRLVFICKYAVNARPSRGNLRQVYGFLCNEKEQLPH, from the exons atggcggcggcggcgtcagAGCACGCGGCCGAGGAGGGGACGATGAGCATCTACAAGGCGGCGAGGCGCATCAAGCGGCGGGAGAGCACCCTGTACAACGCGCTGCGGAGCGTGGCCGACGACGCGGCCTTCGTGGCCGAGATCGCGGCGCTGTGGCCGACCCTGCCGCTGGTCGCCAACCTCCGGTGCGGCCTCTGGTACGCGCAGCCGCGCTCCCTCGCCGCCACCTGCTACTTCAAGTCCACCGACGGCCACGCCGGCAACTGGGCCTTCTCCACCGCCCGCCTCAATCTCCACCTCGCCCTCCTCGCCG GGGAAAGAGGAGGATGCATAATAGTTGATTCAACAAGGAAAGGGAAACGATTTCCAGATAGCATGGCAAAGACAATACCCATTTGGTGCTGCGTTCTCAATCGAGCCATTCAGAGGCATCGACTGCGGGCTATCAACCAAGGTAGCGGATTGAATTCCGAAATG TCAGCTGTTGTATCAAACGGGGATGCTGAAGAGTACTCTGGTTCATCAAACTGGGATAGCTCAGTTCATCTTCCTGTATGGGTTCTGGAAACTGAGAGAAATGCAATAGAGGGGCGTATTGAAGAATGGGTGGACCTATTTGAATCTTGTGGTGCAGACATTCATTCTCTTGCATTAGGTTTGCAAAAACCACTCCGTCCACTGTGGATATCACAAAATACACGTATATGGTTGAATGAAGTACCAGATCATCAGTTATGGGACTTCACTCCCATCATATTAGTTTCAGCATCTGCATCTGGTACAGTGGCTACACAAAGAACGGCGTCAGAATTCAGCTGGCGCTATATTCCTGGTGCAGGAGATGATGAAGAGAGTTGGGCACGTGGTCTAACTCCTACATTATTCTGGAAGCATTCGTATGATCTACTTGATGGTGGACCAGATCTTTGTAATCAGTTAGTTGCCGACATCGTTGAAAAGGATAGGGTTTACCGTGCACAGAGGGGTGAACATTCTCCACAAGTTATAGTTAAGCATATAAAGTGCTCAAGCCATGGACAAGAATCATACACGGGAGATCATACAATTATCACACAACCTATGAACTCGAACCCTTCTACTCTTGCTCCagcaaatacacagtactccaaTGATGGTCATGTAGTCTTCTGGATTGGGACATCAAACATTGCAGTAGCATCTACCATGCAAG TTGCAGATGGCTTGGCTGATATGGATTGCATACTGAACTGTGACAGCACATCAAGATTGCCTTCTAATTCATCAGAAGATTCTTACCTTGAACTACCTATTGTG GATTCCAAGGATGAACGATTTTCTTTGTTGAAAAATCTTCCCAAAGCAGTTAGCTTTGCAAAGAATAATCTAATCGCAAGGAGAAAAATGCTGCTATGTTGTCAAAGTG GAGAAGATATAAGCATTTGTGTGGCTTTGGCAATAATCACACGGTTATTCAATGACACTG GGTGCTTCGACTGCGGCGAATCTTTTATGAGAAGAGACATCACCAAGTTAGAGATGAGGAAGAGGCTGGTGTTCATTTGCAAATACGCCGTTAATGCGCGGCCATCTAGGGGAAACTTGAGGCAGGTCTATGGTTTTCTATGCAACGAAAAGGAACAGCTGCCCCATTAG
- the LOC125522158 gene encoding tRNA A64-2'-O-ribosylphosphate transferase-like isoform X3: MAAAASEHAAEEGTMSIYKAARRIKRRESTLYNALRSVADDAAFVAEIAALWPTLPLVANLRCGLWYAQPRSLAATCYFKSTDGHAGNWAFSTARLNLHLALLAGERGGCIIVDSTRKGKRFPDSMAKTIPIWCCVLNRAIQRHRLRAINQAVVSNGDAEEYSGSSNWDSSVHLPVWVLETERNAIEGRIEEWVDLFESCGADIHSLALGLQKPLRPLWISQNTRIWLNEVPDHQLWDFTPIILVSASASGTVATQRTASEFSWRYIPGAGDDEESWARGLTPTLFWKHSYDLLDGGPDLCNQLVADIVEKDRVYRAQRGEHSPQVIVKHIKCSSHGQESYTGDHTIITQPMNSNPSTLAPANTQYSNDGHVVFWIGTSNIAVASTMQVADGLADMDCILNCDSTSRLPSNSSEDSYLELPIVDSKDERFSLLKNLPKAVSFAKNNLIARRKMLLCCQSGEDISICVALAIITRLFNDTGCFDCGESFMRRDITKLEMRKRLVFICKYAVNARPSRGNLRQVYGFLCNEKEQLPH; this comes from the exons atggcggcggcggcgtcagAGCACGCGGCCGAGGAGGGGACGATGAGCATCTACAAGGCGGCGAGGCGCATCAAGCGGCGGGAGAGCACCCTGTACAACGCGCTGCGGAGCGTGGCCGACGACGCGGCCTTCGTGGCCGAGATCGCGGCGCTGTGGCCGACCCTGCCGCTGGTCGCCAACCTCCGGTGCGGCCTCTGGTACGCGCAGCCGCGCTCCCTCGCCGCCACCTGCTACTTCAAGTCCACCGACGGCCACGCCGGCAACTGGGCCTTCTCCACCGCCCGCCTCAATCTCCACCTCGCCCTCCTCGCCG GGGAAAGAGGAGGATGCATAATAGTTGATTCAACAAGGAAAGGGAAACGATTTCCAGATAGCATGGCAAAGACAATACCCATTTGGTGCTGCGTTCTCAATCGAGCCATTCAGAGGCATCGACTGCGGGCTATCAACCAAG CTGTTGTATCAAACGGGGATGCTGAAGAGTACTCTGGTTCATCAAACTGGGATAGCTCAGTTCATCTTCCTGTATGGGTTCTGGAAACTGAGAGAAATGCAATAGAGGGGCGTATTGAAGAATGGGTGGACCTATTTGAATCTTGTGGTGCAGACATTCATTCTCTTGCATTAGGTTTGCAAAAACCACTCCGTCCACTGTGGATATCACAAAATACACGTATATGGTTGAATGAAGTACCAGATCATCAGTTATGGGACTTCACTCCCATCATATTAGTTTCAGCATCTGCATCTGGTACAGTGGCTACACAAAGAACGGCGTCAGAATTCAGCTGGCGCTATATTCCTGGTGCAGGAGATGATGAAGAGAGTTGGGCACGTGGTCTAACTCCTACATTATTCTGGAAGCATTCGTATGATCTACTTGATGGTGGACCAGATCTTTGTAATCAGTTAGTTGCCGACATCGTTGAAAAGGATAGGGTTTACCGTGCACAGAGGGGTGAACATTCTCCACAAGTTATAGTTAAGCATATAAAGTGCTCAAGCCATGGACAAGAATCATACACGGGAGATCATACAATTATCACACAACCTATGAACTCGAACCCTTCTACTCTTGCTCCagcaaatacacagtactccaaTGATGGTCATGTAGTCTTCTGGATTGGGACATCAAACATTGCAGTAGCATCTACCATGCAAG TTGCAGATGGCTTGGCTGATATGGATTGCATACTGAACTGTGACAGCACATCAAGATTGCCTTCTAATTCATCAGAAGATTCTTACCTTGAACTACCTATTGTG GATTCCAAGGATGAACGATTTTCTTTGTTGAAAAATCTTCCCAAAGCAGTTAGCTTTGCAAAGAATAATCTAATCGCAAGGAGAAAAATGCTGCTATGTTGTCAAAGTG GAGAAGATATAAGCATTTGTGTGGCTTTGGCAATAATCACACGGTTATTCAATGACACTG GGTGCTTCGACTGCGGCGAATCTTTTATGAGAAGAGACATCACCAAGTTAGAGATGAGGAAGAGGCTGGTGTTCATTTGCAAATACGCCGTTAATGCGCGGCCATCTAGGGGAAACTTGAGGCAGGTCTATGGTTTTCTATGCAACGAAAAGGAACAGCTGCCCCATTAG
- the LOC125522158 gene encoding tRNA A64-2'-O-ribosylphosphate transferase-like isoform X2 — MAAAASEHAAEEGTMSIYKAARRIKRRESTLYNALRSVADDAAFVAEIAALWPTLPLVANLRCGLWYAQPRSLAATCYFKSTDGHAGNWAFSTARLNLHLALLAGERGGCIIVDSTRKGKRFPDSMAKTIPIWCCVLNRAIQRHRLRAINQGSGLNSEMSAVVSNGDAEEYSGSSNWDSSVHLPVWVLETERNAIEGRIEEWVDLFESCGADIHSLALGLQKPLRPLWISQNTRIWLNEVPDHQLWDFTPIILVSASASGTVATQRTASEFSWRYIPGAGDDEESWARGLTPTLFWKHSYDLLDGGPDLCNQLVADIVEKDRVYRAQRGEHSPQVIVKHIKCSSHGQESYTGDHTIITQPMNSNPSTLAPANTQYSNDGHVVFWIGTSNIAVASTMQDGLADMDCILNCDSTSRLPSNSSEDSYLELPIVDSKDERFSLLKNLPKAVSFAKNNLIARRKMLLCCQSGEDISICVALAIITRLFNDTGCFDCGESFMRRDITKLEMRKRLVFICKYAVNARPSRGNLRQVYGFLCNEKEQLPH; from the exons atggcggcggcggcgtcagAGCACGCGGCCGAGGAGGGGACGATGAGCATCTACAAGGCGGCGAGGCGCATCAAGCGGCGGGAGAGCACCCTGTACAACGCGCTGCGGAGCGTGGCCGACGACGCGGCCTTCGTGGCCGAGATCGCGGCGCTGTGGCCGACCCTGCCGCTGGTCGCCAACCTCCGGTGCGGCCTCTGGTACGCGCAGCCGCGCTCCCTCGCCGCCACCTGCTACTTCAAGTCCACCGACGGCCACGCCGGCAACTGGGCCTTCTCCACCGCCCGCCTCAATCTCCACCTCGCCCTCCTCGCCG GGGAAAGAGGAGGATGCATAATAGTTGATTCAACAAGGAAAGGGAAACGATTTCCAGATAGCATGGCAAAGACAATACCCATTTGGTGCTGCGTTCTCAATCGAGCCATTCAGAGGCATCGACTGCGGGCTATCAACCAAGGTAGCGGATTGAATTCCGAAATG TCAGCTGTTGTATCAAACGGGGATGCTGAAGAGTACTCTGGTTCATCAAACTGGGATAGCTCAGTTCATCTTCCTGTATGGGTTCTGGAAACTGAGAGAAATGCAATAGAGGGGCGTATTGAAGAATGGGTGGACCTATTTGAATCTTGTGGTGCAGACATTCATTCTCTTGCATTAGGTTTGCAAAAACCACTCCGTCCACTGTGGATATCACAAAATACACGTATATGGTTGAATGAAGTACCAGATCATCAGTTATGGGACTTCACTCCCATCATATTAGTTTCAGCATCTGCATCTGGTACAGTGGCTACACAAAGAACGGCGTCAGAATTCAGCTGGCGCTATATTCCTGGTGCAGGAGATGATGAAGAGAGTTGGGCACGTGGTCTAACTCCTACATTATTCTGGAAGCATTCGTATGATCTACTTGATGGTGGACCAGATCTTTGTAATCAGTTAGTTGCCGACATCGTTGAAAAGGATAGGGTTTACCGTGCACAGAGGGGTGAACATTCTCCACAAGTTATAGTTAAGCATATAAAGTGCTCAAGCCATGGACAAGAATCATACACGGGAGATCATACAATTATCACACAACCTATGAACTCGAACCCTTCTACTCTTGCTCCagcaaatacacagtactccaaTGATGGTCATGTAGTCTTCTGGATTGGGACATCAAACATTGCAGTAGCATCTACCATGCAAG ATGGCTTGGCTGATATGGATTGCATACTGAACTGTGACAGCACATCAAGATTGCCTTCTAATTCATCAGAAGATTCTTACCTTGAACTACCTATTGTG GATTCCAAGGATGAACGATTTTCTTTGTTGAAAAATCTTCCCAAAGCAGTTAGCTTTGCAAAGAATAATCTAATCGCAAGGAGAAAAATGCTGCTATGTTGTCAAAGTG GAGAAGATATAAGCATTTGTGTGGCTTTGGCAATAATCACACGGTTATTCAATGACACTG GGTGCTTCGACTGCGGCGAATCTTTTATGAGAAGAGACATCACCAAGTTAGAGATGAGGAAGAGGCTGGTGTTCATTTGCAAATACGCCGTTAATGCGCGGCCATCTAGGGGAAACTTGAGGCAGGTCTATGGTTTTCTATGCAACGAAAAGGAACAGCTGCCCCATTAG
- the LOC125521734 gene encoding 40S ribosomal protein S24-1 gives MADAKTTTAVTLRTRKFMTNRLLARKQFVLEVIHPGRANVSKAELKERLAKVYEVKDPNCIFVFKFRTHFGGGKSSGFGLIYDNLESAKKFEPKYRLIRNGLATKVEKSRKQIKERKNRTKKIRGVKKTKAGDAKKK, from the exons ATGGCGGACGCCAAGACCACCACGGCGGTCACCCTCCGCACCCGCAAGTTCATGACCAACCGCCTGCTCGCCCGCAAGCAGTTCGTGCTCGAGGTCATCCACCCCGGCCGCGCCAACGTCTCCAAG GCGGAGCTCAAGGAGAGGCTCGCCAAGGTGTACGAGGTCAAGGACCCCAACTGCATCTTCGTGTTCAAGTTCCGCACCCACTTCGGAGGCGGCAAGTCCTCCGGGTTTGGTCTCATCTACGACAACCTCGAGTCCGCCAAGAAGTTCGAGCCCAAGTACCGCCTCATCAGG AACGGTCTTGCTACAAAGGTGGAGAAGTCACGAAAGCAGATCAAGGAAAGGAAAAACAGGACCAAGAAGATCCGTGGTGTGAAGAAG ACCAAGGCCGGAGATGCGAAGAAGAAGTAA